A portion of the Cygnus olor isolate bCygOlo1 chromosome 15, bCygOlo1.pri.v2, whole genome shotgun sequence genome contains these proteins:
- the RPS2 gene encoding 40S ribosomal protein S2, whose amino-acid sequence MADDAGAAGGPGAARGGFRGGFGTGLRGRGRGRGRGRGRGRGARGGKAEDKEWIPVTKLGRLVKDMKIKSLEEIYLFSLPIKESEIIDFFLGSSLKDEVLKIMPVQKQTRAGQRTRFKAFVAIGDYNGHVGLGVKCSKEVATAIRGAIILAKLSIVPVRRGYWGNKIGKPHTVPCKVTGRCGSVLVRLIPAPRGTGIVSAPVPKKLLMMAGIDDCYTSARGCTATLGNFAKATFDAISKTYSYLTPDLWKETVFTKSPYQEFTDHLAKTHTRVSVQRTQAAAVATT is encoded by the exons ATGGCGGACGACGCCGGTGCTGCGGGAGGGCCAGGAGCCGCCCGAGGGGGCTTCCGCGGAGGCTTCGGGaccgggctgcggggccgcgggcgCGGCAGAGGCAGAGGCCGAGGCAGAGGCCGTGGAGCCCGCGGAGGCAAGGCGGAGGATAAGGAA TGGATTCCTGTCACCAAACTTGGTCGCCTGGTCAAGGATATGAAGATCAAGTCTCTTGAGGAGATCTATCTCTTCTCGCTTCCCATCAAG GAGTCAGAGATCATTGATTTCTTCCTGGGGTCTTCTCTGAAAGATGAGGTTTTGAAGATTATGCCTGTCCAGAAACAGACTCGTGCTGGTCAGCGTACAAGGTTTAAG GCTTTTGTCGCTATTGGAGACTACAATGGCCACGTTGGTCTTGGCGTGAAATGTTCTAAAGAAGTTGCCACTGCTATTCGTGGGGCCATCATTTTGGCCAAATTATCCATCGTACCAGTACGACGAGGCTATTGGGGGAACAAGATTGGCAAGCCCCACACTGTGCCTTGCAAG GTTACTGGTCGGTGCGGATCTGTCCTGGTGCGGCTGATCCCAGCCCCTCGTGGCACAGGAATCGTGTCTGCCCCTGTTCCCAAGAAGCTGCTGATGATGGCTGGTATTGATGACTGTTATACCTCTGCCAGGGGCTGTACCGCCACACTGGGCAACTTCG CCAAAGCCACCTTTGATGCCATCTCCAAGACCTACAGTTACCTGACTCCTGACCTCTGGAAAGAGACTGTGTTCACCAAGTCTCCTTACCAG gagtTCACTGATCATCTGGCGAAGACCCACACCAGAGTCTCAGTGCAGAGaacccaggcagctgctgtggcaaCTACCTAA
- the TBL3 gene encoding transducin beta-like protein 3: MAAAGPLRFKSNYAVSRRMEPFYTGGRVQVSRDGTAMFCPCGARLNVIDLGTGARLHSLEQDDQEDVTSFALSPDDEILVTGSRALLLKQWNWRENKCVRTWKAVHVAPVASMAFDSTSTLLASGGCDSTIKIWDMIKQYCTHNLKGSSGVVHLVEFHPDISRLQLLSSSMDYKIRIWDLNSSKCVAVLDGHFSAVTSLAFAADGNTLISSGRDKICMVWNLETRESKRTVPVYESVEAAILLPEKGDFSQLGVKKQGLHFLTAGSKGVLKVWEVATAACVYTQPVPFEPVESKEEASEHGLTQCMLVPERNEVVTVSVEHNIVLYDAQTLQLRKQLTGYNDEVLDAKFLGPGDSHIVVATNSPQLKVFELATSHCQILYGHTETILALDVFRKGLMFVSCAKDKSIRVWRMNKDRRVICVAQGLGHARGVGAVSCSRMKESFVVTSSQDCTIKVWNIPESLTSKAKAALISSPETLHAQVTERGHDKDINSVAVSPNDKLIATGSQDRLAKLWSCSDCSLLGVFTGHKRGIWCVQFSPVDQILATSSADGTLKLWGLQDFSCLKTFEGHDASVLKVIFVSQGTQLLSSGSDGLLKLWTIKTNECVKTLDGHEDKIWGLHSNKQDDMVVTASSDSSITLWKDVTEIEQEEAQAKQEEQIMKEQELSNLLHEKRYLKALGLAISLDRPHTVLTVIKAILKESDGRKHLEENIVRLRKDQKEAVLAFLVTWNTNSRNCHEAQAVIETLLKHEAPDSLLQYSGIKSAVESLLPYTERHFQRLSRLLQASMFIDFMWQNMRLADASQQEDVTL; encoded by the exons atggcggcggccgggcccctGCGCTTCAAGAGCAA cTACGCCGTGTCCAGGAGGATGGAGCCCTTCTACACGGGCGGCCGCGTGCAG GTCAGCCGCGACGGCACCGCCATGTTCTGCCCCTGCGGCGCCCGGCTCAACGTCATCGACCTGGGGACGGGGGCTCGGCTCCACAGCCTCGAGCAG GACGACCAAGAGGATGTCACCTCGTTTGCTCTTAGCCCTGACGATGAG ATTCTCGTGACAGGAAGCCGAGCCCTGCTGCTGAAGCAGTGGAATTGGCGAGAGAACAAGTGTGTGCGCACGTGGAAAGCAGTGCATGTAGCACCCGTTGCTAGCATGGCCTTTGATTCTACTTCAACGTTGTTAGCCTCAG GTGGATGCGACAGCACCATTAAGATCTGGGATATGATCAAACAGTACTGCACACACAACCTGAAAGGATCGTCAGGAGTTGTACA CCTTGTTGAGTTCCACCCTGATATCTCCCGTCTGCAACTCCTCTCCTCCTCAATGGACTACAAAATCCGCATCTGGGACCTGAATTCCAGCAAGTGTGTCGCTGTGTTGGATGGCCACTTCAGTGCTGTTACCTCCCTGGCGTTTGCTGCAGATGGGAACACGCTCATTAG TTCCGGCCGTGATAAAATCTGCATGGTGTGGAACCTGGAAAccagagaaagtaaaagaacTGTTCCTGTCTACGAg AGCGTGGAAGCTGCCATCTTGTTACCTGAGAAAGGAGACTTCTCTCAACTGGGTGTGAAGAAACAAGGGCTGCACTTCCTCACGGCTGGCAGTAAAG GTGTCCTGAAAGTCTGGGAAGTTGCCACAGCTGCTTGTGTATATACCCAGCCTGTGCCCTTTGAGCCCGTGGAGTCGAAGGAAGAGGCCAGTGAGCACGGTCTGACCCAGTGCATGCTTGTGCCTGAGAGAAACGAGGTTGTCACAGTGTCTGTGGAGCACAATATTGTTTTATATGATGCTCAGACTCTTCAGCTCAGGAAGCAG CTTACAGGTTACAATGATGAGGTTCTGGATGCGAAGTTCCTTGGGCCTGGTGATTCTCACATCGTTGTGGCTACCAACAGCCCTCAGCTGAAAGTGTTTGAACTGGCAACATCACACTGCCAGATCCTCTATGGTCACACAG AAACGATTCTTGCTTTGGATGTCTTCAGAAAAGGCCTGATGTTTGTAAGCTGTGCTAAG GACAAAAGCATTCGGGTGTGGCGGATGAacaaagacagaagggtgatctGTGTGGCCCAAGGACTGGGTCACGCACGTGGGGTAGGCGCTGTCTCTTGCTCAAG aatgaaagaaagcttCGTAGTGACCAGCAGCCAGGACTGCACGATAAAGGTCTGGAATATCCCGGAATCTCTCACTTCCAAAGCAAAAGCAGCCTTGATCTCCAGTCCAGAAACCCTTCATGCACAAGTGACTGAGAGGGGTCATGACAAG GACATAAACAGTGTGGCAGTTTCTCCGAATGACAAGCTCATTGCCACAGGCTCACAGGATCGGCTGGCCAAGCTGTGGTCTTGTTCAGATTGCTCTTTGCTGGGTGTCTTCACTGGACATAAGCGTGGAATCTGGTGTGTACAGTTCTCCCCAGTGGATCAGATCCTGGCCACCTCTTCGGCAGATGGGACCCTAAAGCTTTGGGGTCTTCAGGACTTCAGCTGTTTAAAG aCCTTTGAAGGTCATGACGCCTCTGTACTGAAAGTCATTTTTGTAAGCCAAGGAacacagctgctcagcag tGGTTCTGATGGTCTCTTAAAACTATGgacaattaaaacaaatgagtgTGTGAAAACATTAGATGGTCATGAAGATAAAATCTGGGGTCTTCACTCTAATAAGCAAGATGACATGGTTGTGACGGCATCCAGTGACTCCTCCATCACGCTATGGAAG GATGTCACTGAAATTGAACAGGAAGAAGCACAAGCTAAACAGGAGGAGCAGATTATGAA agaGCAAGAGCTTTCTAACCTGCTTCATGAGAAAAGATACCTCAAAGCACTAGGGTTGGCAATCTCTCTGGATCGCCCACACACAGTGTTGACAGTCATTAAAG ccaTCCTCAAGGAAAGTGATGGGAGGAAGCACTTGGAAGAGAACATTGTTCGGCTGAGGAAGGATCAGAAAG AGGCAGTGTTAGCATTCTTGGTGACATGGAACACGAACTCTCGAAACTGCCATGAGGCTCAAGCTGTCATTGAAACCCTCCTGAAGCACGAAGCACCAGACAGCCTTTTGCAATACTCGGGCATTAAATCTGCTGTGGAATCCCTGCTGCCTTACACTG agCGCCACTTTCAGAGACTGAGCCGATTACTGCAAGCCTCCATGTTCATTGACTTCATGTGGCAAAACATGAGGCTGGCCGATGCATCACAGCAGGAAGATGTGACTTTGTGA
- the NOXO1 gene encoding NADPH oxidase organizer 1 produces MSRFPVDVKAVGLMQCRKQKKYMMFVSWSDQNNILIYRTFEEFKRLHKELKRKFPIESGSLRRSDRTIPKFKDANVKQRKMNKFLERLKLLETYSQELLKTDAKISQSEDLIQFFRAQTQDLDPCFPEDSVVIMPSEIGGEKKKQVQQQLSITHPQASQSYRCIETFETKDTKNQAFKVAQKEIVEVLLKDMTGWWLVENADKQLAWFPASYLEEIDVHEDIQDALSSNEEGSLYFVMRAYESQKADELSLNSGVVVEVVRKSDNGWWLIRYNGRTGYMPSMCLQPYKNPHHRLQTIMNCGLNISTPNLCSSPPAPQPQGKARGGSVVRDRASQDRSDEDVSSLRSRSRSTPDLESDSSSLSSGSGLSWKPDLSRSLPEVEQARSPRLGNTSATHSSKSPHLTHKDRNDSGFVEPSAADLSCSFADSDTAAGTPKVPVRPSAREILQRCSTVTKRALQQSAPRPALQALYPLPNVR; encoded by the exons ATGAGCCGGTTCCCAGTGGATGTGAAAGCTGTAGGCTTGATGcaatgcagaaagcagaag aagtacaTGATGTTTGTGTCCTGGTCAGATCAAAACAACATTCTCATCTACCGGACATTTGAAGAATTTAAGAGGCTCCAC AAAGAGCTGAAGAGAAAATTCCCCATTGAGAGTGGATCACTCAGGAGATCTGACAGGACTATACCCAAGTTTAAAG atgcaaatgtgaagcagaggaagatgaaCAAGTTCCTGGAGAGACTGAAATTGCTGGAAACGTACTCCCAGGAACTGCTGAAAACGGATGCTAAGATCTCCCAGAGTGAAGATCTGATTCAGTTTTTCAGGGCGCAAACCCAAGACCTAGATCCTTGCTTTCCTGAAGACAG tgttgTGATCATGCCTTCAGAAattggaggggaaaagaaaaagcaagtgcagcagcagctctctaTTACACACCCCCAGGCATCTCAGAGCTACAGATGCATCGAAACCTTTGAAACCAAAGACACAAAGAACCAGGCTTTCAAAGTCGCTCAGAAGGAAATTGTTGAAGTGTTACTCAAGGACATGACTG GTTGGTGGCTGGTGGAAAATGCAGACAAGCAGTTAGCCTGGTTCCCAGCCTCGTACCTGGAGGAGATCGACGTCCACGAGGACATCCAGGATGCCTTGAGCTCGAACGAGGAGG GCAGCCTCTATTTCGTTATGCGGGCCTACGAGTCGCAGAAGGCAGACGAGCTCTCTCTCAACAGCGGGGTGGTCGTGGAGGTGGTCAGGAAGTCCGACAACGGCTGGTGGCTGATCCG ATACAACGGGCGGACCGGCTACATGCCCTCCATGTGCCTCCAGCCCTACAAGAAccctcaccacaggctgcagaccATCATGAACTGCGGCCTCAACATCTCCACGCCCAACCTCTGCTCCTCCCCGccggccccccagccccagggcaagGCGAGGGGAGGCAGCGTGGTGCGGGACCGCGCTTCCCAGGACCGGAGCGATGAGGACGTGAGCTCTTTGAGAAGCAGATCGAGATCCACGCCGGACCTGGAGTCGGACAGCTCCTCGCTCAGCTCGGGCAGCGGGCTGAGCTGGAAGCCCGACTTGTCACGGTCTCTGCCCGAGGTGGAGCAGGCCAGGAGCCCCCGCCTGGGGAACACCTCGGCCACGCACAGCAGCAAATCTCCACACCTCACCCACAAGGACAGGAACGATTCTGGCTTTGTGGAGCCATCTGCCGCCGATCTCAGTTGCTCCTTCGCTGACTCAGACACAGCTGCTGGCACCCCCAAGGTGCCCGTGCGCCCCTCGGCCCGCGAGATCCTCCAGAGGTGCAGCACGGTCACAAAGCGAGCCCTGCAGCAGTCCGCCCCCCGGCCAGCCCTCCAGGCCTTGTACCCGCTCCCCAATGTGCGCTAG